From Triticum urartu cultivar G1812 chromosome 2, Tu2.1, whole genome shotgun sequence, a single genomic window includes:
- the LOC125536401 gene encoding 40S ribosomal protein S13-1-like produces the protein MGRMHSNGKGMSSSVMPYKREAPAWVKTSAPDVEEIIVRAAKKGQLPSQIGALLRDGYGIPLSKAVTGAKIVRLLKARGLAPEMPEDLYFLIKKAVAIRKHLERNRSDVDAKFRLILVESRVHRLTRYYRLTKKIPAAWKYESTTASTLVA, from the coding sequence ATGGGACGCATGCACAGCAACGGGAAGGGCATGTCGTCCTCGGTGATGCCCTACAAGCGGGAGGCCCCGGCCTGGGTCAAGACGTCCGCGCCGGACGTGGAGGAGATCATCGTGCGCGCCGCCAAGAAGGGCCAGCTGCCGTCGCAGATCGGCGCCCTGCTCCGCGACGGCTACGGCATCCCGCTCTCCAAGGCCGTTACCGGCGCCAAGATCGTGCGCCTGCTCAAGGCGCGCGGGCTGGCGCCGGAGATGCCCGAGGACCTCTACTTCCTCATCAAGAAGGCCGTCGCGATCAGGAAGCACCTGGAGAGGAACAGGTCGGACGTGGACGCCAAGTTCCGCCTCATCCTCGTCGAGAGCAGGGTCCACCGCCTCACCCGCTACTACCGCCTCACCAAGAAGATTCCCGCCGCCTGGAAGTACGAGTCCACCACCGCGAGCACTCTCGTCGCCTGA
- the LOC125541284 gene encoding uncharacterized protein LOC125541284, whose product MASLVHQTAAPMPAAAAMDDDFMPQSFGCFGRSLSRASSARRLEYRALSGEGGEEMRRIAQEERSARAKLRWKAVAQEIMARRRGGGGGGAARRRKAGFSYDSKSYALNFDQGAAAE is encoded by the coding sequence ATGGCCAGCCTGGTGCACCAGACGGCGGCCCCGATGCCGGCCGCGGCGGCGATGGACGACGACTTCATGCCGCAGAGCTTCGGGTGCTTCGGGCGGTCGCTGTCTCGGGCGTCGTCGGCCCGGCGGCTGGAGTACAGGGCGCTGAGCGGCGAGGGCGGGGAGGAGATGAGGCGCATCGCGCAGGAGGAGCGGTCGGCCAGGGCGAAGCTGCGGTGGAAGGCGGTGGCGCAGGAGATCATGGCCaggaggaggggcggcggcggcggaggcgcggcGCGGAGGAGGAAGGCGGGGTTCAGCTACGACTCCAAGAGCTACGCGCTCAACTTCGACCAAGGCGCCGCCGCCGAGTAG